A window from Oncorhynchus gorbuscha isolate QuinsamMale2020 ecotype Even-year unplaced genomic scaffold, OgorEven_v1.0 Un_scaffold_1578, whole genome shotgun sequence encodes these proteins:
- the LOC124023301 gene encoding uncharacterized protein LOC124023301, with protein sequence MSALCLCCAVFLCLLCSNLAEKGSKGLLVRKQEGDTMTIHCRTSLPDQENLSVYMRLTKEILVLYFHQATEKLTLHERFKLRLTTNGRLNKMDITITNLTIEDSGAYWCVYSVYKKSKIETTEGEGAVLLVVNDEECDQNDASSGLGMSWYLVLVSAVTAGSVLLLSLLILFIWVIPRLKAWRATIRPTQGKSSDVYEDMRTTIRRAHPPQMGY encoded by the exons ATGTCTGCACTCTGTCTGTGTTGTgcagtcttcctctgtctcctttGCAGCAACCTGGCTGAGAAAG GGAGCAAGGGACTGCTGGTCCGAAAGCAGGAGGGAGACACTATGACCATCCACTGCAGAACCTCTCTGCCAGACCAAGAAAACCTGAGTGTGTACATGCGCCTAACAAAAGAGATTCTAGTCCTCTACTTTCACCAGGCAACAGAAAAATTAACCCTCCACGAGAGGTTCAAACTCAGATTGACGACTAACGGAAGACTCAACAAAATGGacatcaccatcacaaacctgACCATAGAAGACTCTGGGGCCTActggtgtgtgtacagtgtttaTAAGAAAAGCAAGATTGAGACGACTGAGGGGGAAGGAGCTGTTTTGCTGGTGGTGAATG ATGAGGAGTGTGACCAGAATGACGCGTCCTCAGGGCTAGGAATGTCCTGGTATCTAGTCCTGGTCTCAGCTGTCACTGCTGGCTCTGTGCTTCTCCTGAGTCTGCTCATCCTCTTCATCTGGGTCATCCCCAGG TTAAAGGCATGGCGTGCAACGATTAGACCAACACAGGGCAAGAGTAGCGATGTCTATGAAGACATGCGCACCACCATCAGACGTGCACACCCCCCTCAGATGGGTTATTAG